A single window of Anopheles moucheti chromosome 2, idAnoMoucSN_F20_07, whole genome shotgun sequence DNA harbors:
- the LOC128300564 gene encoding pickpocket protein 28-like, with amino-acid sequence MAPPSIPIRLYSDRATKFVPRQDRPITTRLAKQAGNIGMNCFRDYCANSSIHGFKYFVGSNRTRVEKLWWIAMCILSIYWCSNLIQTVYDKWRRDPVVVTFAEKPTPVYDIPFPAVTICPITKVKSRSLNFTTVYQHVTQGGGNVTEEEFDRFVAMIQVCEFSFNAYLVNQSFDNNLVHMLQDMAIPFEEIFLLCYWRNSYVNCTDLFKPTLTERGICYTFNGLSADDILRTEEYHRDFVHMGENRSSANWSIEHGYRENLGLDVYPRRVVSAGSNARLEVLLKSDVEDMDYLCGDSFQGFQTQIHTPNQFPQISTQSIRVPMDHALNIRIEPFMVTTSEHVISYSPQQRLCYYTHERYLRFFRIYTKRNCELECLANFTLHLCGCIQFSMPRAPGVHICGIEKLGCCDRAEAILQEQGLGLIDNSSRLLLSACNCLPGCIFLEYKPEISQAHFEWRRLINTIHLFENELNHSQLSLMTLYYKEPQFISIKRNQLFGLNDFIANCGGILGLFMGVSLLSIVEILYYFTLKPLIAHCLKRTRTENKIATVEPYIPGSTYNTPFNKFLRDVA; translated from the exons ATGGCGCCACCGTCGATCCCAATACGGCTGTACTCTGATAGGGCGACAAAGTTCGTACCGAGGCAAGACCGACCGATCACTACCCGTTTGGCGAAACAGGCCGGCAACATCGGAATGAACTGCTTTCGAGACTACTGTGCGAATAGTTCCATCCATGGGTTTAAGTACTTCGTAGGTTCTAATCGAACGCGGGTGGAAAA ACTATGGTGGATTGCAATGTGCATCCTCTCGATATATTGGTGCAGCAATCTCATACAAACGGTGTACGACAAATGGCGACGCGATCCGGTAGTGGTTACCTTCGCGGAGAAACCGACCCCCGTGTACGACATTCCGTTCCCGGCCGTTACTATCTGTCCGATCACGAAGGTGAAGTCCAGAAGCCTCAACTTTACCACCGTGTATCAGCACGTTACACAGGGAGGAGGAAATGTTACAGAAGAGGA ATTCGATCGCTTTGTGGCCATGATTCAAGTGTGCGAGTTCTCGTTCAACGCGTATTTAGTCAACCAAAGCTTCGATAACAATCTCGTGCATATGCTGCAGGATATGGCCATCCCATTTGAGGAAATTTTCCTGCTGTGCTATTGGCGAAATAGTTACGTCAATTGTACGGATCTGTTCAAACCGACCTTAACGGAGCGTGGCATATGCTACACGTTTAACGGACTTTCGGCAGATGATATTCTACGAACGGAGGAGTACCACCGGGATTTTGTACACATGGGTGAAAACCGATCATCTGCGAACTGGTCAATCGAGCATGGATACCGAGAGAACCTTGGGTTGGATGTCTATCCGAGGAGAGTTGTCAGTGCGGGTTcgaatgccagactagaggtGCTCCTGAAGTCAGACGTTGAGGATATGGACTATCTTTGTGGG GATTCCTTTCAGGGCTTTCAGACACAGATACACACCCCGAACCAGTTCCCCCAGATCTCGACCCAAAGCATCCGTGTGCCGATGGATCATGCGCTTAACATTCGCATAGAACCGTTTATGGTCACCACGTCGGAGCATGTGATCTCCTACAGCCCTCAGCAACGCCTCTGCTACTACACCCACGAACGATACCTGCGCTTCTTTCGGATCTACACCAAGCGCAACTGTGAGTTGGAATGTTTGGCAAACTTTACGCTGCATTTGTGTGGCTGCATTCAATTCTCGATGCCACGGGCACCAGGTGTCCACATCTGCGGCATCGAGAAGCTGGGATGTTGCGATAGGGCTGAAGCAATACTGCAGGAGCAAGGATTGGGATTGATCGACAATTCGTCTCGACTATTGCTGAGTGCGTGCAACTGCCTGCCGGGGTGTATATTTCTCGAGTACAAGCCAGAAATCTCGCAGGCACACTTCGAATGGCGAAGGTTAATCAATACGATCCATCTGTTTGAGAATGAATTGAATCA CTCACAACTCTCGTTAATGACGCTCTACTACAAGGAACCACAGTTTATCTCAATCAAGCGCAATCAGCTTTTCGGACTGAATGACTTCATAGCCAACTGTGGTGGCATTCTTGGTTTGTTCATGGGCGTCAGCCTACTAAGCATTGTTGAGATACTGTACTACTTCACACTGAAGCCACTGATTGCCCACTGTCTAAAGAGGACTCGAACGGAGAATAAAATAGCAACGGTAGAGCCGTACATACCAGGAAGTACATACAATACACCATTCAACAAATTCCTGCgagatgttgcttaa